ggtgatattcgttaggatttgaccggtgtttcatttttgaaaattaagatttacagttaaaaagacacataatttttattaaggttttgtttatatgataatttccaggaaagaaaatgaactcatgaaaccatcgaagcctgaacagattatttcttttcgatctattaaataaaaaaaaaatctgcttttcaattaaatgttattaaatcttaaaaatataacgtaatcctaaatgaaatcgcagatcaccaccaacaatgttcaggaaattttgaaattagaactGCTTcaattgaaatctttaaaataatgggtgaatatatctaaacatatgttttcctcttttcaaaaccaatcgtttctttgattcattgggttacagttcaaaagaattaatttgcatttttgcttgaataaaaaaaaaggaatttgcaatacacaaaatcgccagatttaatgccatgacaagtgctgtttgggaacactttaagttgaaatgtgtaaagtctataacttgagtatcaggcgaatcttattgaaaatgattttggtgaaaatatggattttagttcaaactgcttcgaaggatgaggatggtgaataaaaagctgtttgaaagtggttagtaatttttttttcttattcgtttttatttcttcagctctaaaaaatacaccatccaaagctaattgggagctgaaagcgctgcgttaggaaaaatattcggcaaacacttcaaaaattgtcccgatattaaaaaaaaataacaaaacggaataaatctactgaatggaatacagcaaatgaaacatacatattatcaacatacagaacaagttacaaaaattggattttaaaagacccgttgagtttaaattctttggtttaattttgatagaattgagcgggacgatttgagtaaagggaaagaagggaaatgtaaagaaaactaggaaaaatagaaaatggacattgaacatggtaagacgaagtttaccgggtctgctagtatatatataaaaagcaattatctgtatgtttgtttgtttgtttgtttgtttgtcctctatagactcagccgtcttaagagctagaggtctgaaatttggcatggagactcattaggtccaggaaggatgaaaaatgttttcagatttttggatgaccccttctgaaaggggtcgtccatactagacaaataatgttttcgcgatattgacgttatttttcgtctgattttgttgaaaatttgcacatgagagttttaaaagacgagcaatcgatttcaggtgtttaattttgtgtaaggggtcagccaaaggggtcgtccatattaactgttcgctatttttgcgatattgacgttattgtgcatcgtattcaaatgaaaattggtacacgatagttttttGAGGGACGTACAATCGCTttgagatttcaaattcagtgtaaggggccggcaaaaggggtcgtccatattaactcttcactgttaatgcgatattgtcgttattatacatcggattcagatgaaaattggtacacgatagttttgagtgacgtgaagtcgatttcaggtatcaaattcaatgcAAGGGACCGGCAAAGGTCGTCCATATTagcttttcaatatcttagtgataatgACGTTttgtacatcggattgggatgaaaatttgcacataggagctattagggacaaacaattgatttcacttatccaaattaaagtaagcggtcggccaaaggggtcgtccatataaacttttcaatgtcttagtgatattgtcgtttttattcattggattggaatgaaaattggtacacgatagttatGAGTAacgatcaatcgatttcaggtattaaattcagtgtatggggccggcaaagggggttttccatattaacttttctatgtttttgcgatattgtcgttattatacatcggattgggatgaaaatttgcacacggtagttttcaggggcGGCGattgatttcagatgtcaaaaattttaccaGGGGTcaacgaaaggggtcgtccatttttttactgtttttagcaatattgaagTTGTTATCCAACGGATTGCTATGAACATTTGCATACGGGAGTTTTATGAGattgatttcagatatcaaagattgtataagaagCCATCGAaagcggtttaatttttttgaaataaatgcgttgttatgcaacgatcaggttgaaatttatacacggagGTTTTTTTGGACGGTCAAttgttttatgatttcaaatttagcagaagacgacagaaaaattgatcgtccaatgtttttgcaattattacttaaaaatgaattcggaagtgtatctgaaaaatgtttttcaattgactttcaaacaaactgttcatgacattttccaagttgaaagcgaaacggagttcgtatgggatcagctagttaaaaataattttaatgcaaGATGGCGCCATTTGTTCATGCTTCCTATATCACACAGGCATGGCAATATGCATCGTTCTTTGGAAACCATCTGgttatatttttaaaccaaaaggtTATCGTTTGAATTCATCATGCTATAATGATCATCCTTTCGAAATCAATCTGGCACATTTTTGAACCCAAAAGGTTGTCATTTGATTCATTAAGCATCTTCAACCATATTTGGATTCTTTCTTGTTTTTTCTAGATCTTGTTTTATCACATCatcttagttttaaaaaaaactgtcaacgAAGTTCATTCAATCATCAAATTTCCAAAACGATGTGTGATTGCGtttattgatttaaaagaattttgaaattattcttaAAGATAGATAGGTACCGAAGTAAAAACTTAAATGtgaactttaaaattaacaCTCGACCGGCAGTTTTTTTCAATCGGAAGAAGTATTTAGAGATTCGCGTTCGATCTTGCCAATTTTCCGAACGATGTCTGATTGATTCAGCTCTTATGTATTTTATCTATGGCAGTTTTAAAGAATGACTGAGATTAAtcgtgcaccaagtgctgtcaaaacgttttttttatatgaagatgacagcagttggtgcacaaccatctttccaccagatgaaaacgaatatggcattagttacaaattttaagttacCGTTAGATGCTTATCAGTCCTGTTATGAGCTGAACAGcttatttaatgtaataataTAACACAGAAACTGTTCGAGTTTCTTGATTGAATATTGAACCTTATGGACAGTTATCATATTACTATGATTGtttaataaaaaagagaaacaagaaaatcaacatAAGGCTAACTAAAAAAAGAACTAAACTGTTACGAAGTGAAATCTCAGAGCCATAAAGTTCACATTCCTTTATTTATTGTGTACGGAACTCATGTCATTTCATGTCAAACATTGAGCAGTGATGCCGCGTGTGTCgccattttgcttttcaaattgcGACGCTTTCAATCGCAATAACGGTTAACGGTTTTATGACTTGTATTCAATAAACTGCAGCTTTTTAACTTCTACGGTGGAACTTGAGCACTGATAGGCCTTTCAGGCCCGACCAGACATTTCGGGCGAAGTTATACTGAATAGTTCTACCATGCCATGCACCAGCAATATTTGATTTCATTCATTCGGATTGATGCAAATCTTTCAGCAAGATGTTCATCTTACTATTTGAGCATgtcttattattattaaaaatattttaagtgcaAGATGGTGACATTTGTTCATGCTTCCTATGTCACACAACCATGGGAATATGCATCGTCCTTTGGAAACCATTTGgacatatttttaaaccaaaaggtTATCGTTTGAATTCATCATGCTGGAATTATCATCCTTTCGAAATCGGTTTGGCACATTTTTAAACCCAAAAGGTTGTCAATCGATTCATTCTTCATCCTTATCAATATTTGGATTCTTTCTTATTGAGGAAAGTCTTATAactcataacaaaaatcattaattgAATCTTGTATTTACAattaaatcgttgaaaaataaaagttacaaatgtAACGTTACAGCTTTGAAAGACTAGACCGCAAGTAATGATACAACACCGAAAACTGCATCTATTTATAAATGTGTCTCGGTAGAGTTTGAAGCTTTTTTGAGCGATAACATGTCATCTTTTTGTTCTTTCGCATTGAAAGTTTCCTTTTATATGGCGAACCACGCATGGCCTAAAATTTTGTGATGGTAGCTACAATTCCATCTGTAACTACCATTAAAAATTCACACCTGACTcttaaatagaaaatttggtGGCCCTGAGAAGGGCCGTTTGTTTGTTGAACCAAAGAAGAATATTTAAGCACGTTCTCCACGAATACGACGAGCCAGCTGGATGTCCTTTGGCATGATCGTGACACGCTTGGCATGGATGGCACACAGATTGGTGTCCTCGAACAGACCAACCAGATAGGCCTCGCTAGCTTCCTGCAGAGCCATGACGGCCGAGCTCTGGAAACGCAGATCGGTCTTGAAATCCTGAGCGATTTCACGAACCAGACGCTGGAAGGGCAACTTGCGGATCAGCAGCTCGGTGGATTTCTGGTAACGACGGATCTCACGCAGAGCAACGGTTCCTGGCCGATAACGATGAGGCTTCTTGACTCCTCCGGTGGCTGGAGCACTCTTACGAGCAGCCTTAGTGGCCAGCTGTTTGCGAGGAGCTTTTCCTCCGGTGGACTTACGAGCTGTTTGCTTGGTACGAGCCATGGTGGTTGAATTGTTTTTGAGAAATGATCAAGAGAAACGATGAATTCAGAATAACCCTCAACGGTTTAGAGCGGACATATTTATACCTCTGCTCGAGGAACATGTTGCCGCCTAAACGGCAGATGCTATGCTTTAGCATGGAAGGGAAACTTCCCCTTAACCCAGGCAACATTATGCTCTTTAAGCGAAGGAGCAGCATAACGGAATGCTCGAAAGTCTACCTTCAGAAAATCGTATCAAACCAGGACCCTCATAGTTCGTTAAGCATCAGTTCCGTTTCAACCCTTCGTAAGCATCCTTACTCAAATCTTCAACAATGACTGGCCGTGGCAAGGGAGGAAAAGGTCTAGGAAAGGGTGGCGCCAAGCGTCATCGCAAGGTTTTGCGTGATAACATCCAGGGAATCACCAAGCCCGCTATCCGTCGTCTGGCTCGTCGTGGAGGAGTCAAGCGTATCTCCGGTTTGATCTACGAGGAAACTCGTGGTGTTCTGAAGGTGTTCCTGGAAAACGTGATCCGTGACGCTGTTACCTATACTGAACACGCCAAGCGGAAGACCGTCACTGCCATGGACGTCGTCTATGCCTTGAAACGCCAGGGACGCACTCTGTACGGTTTCGGAGGTTAAATCATGCCATCAATTAAATGCTACcaaaacggcccttttcagggccacaaTAACAGTTTTGGAGGAGATCCACTTGAATTTTAGTAtgcagggtgacaaaaaagtccggtcacacaggaaaatctcaatatttcaaagaataggaagaaaatctgaatctggctttcatagctttattcagcaactcataaagatacttcacagacgatatctcggaattacaccacctttctctgatcgaaccagcctcagacgtctcggaaagtcgtcgcaagcggcgcgcacgtgctccatcggcatctcgtcccagattttcgtgataactcgcttgaattgctccaaatttgttattttatagtcgttctgcttcgacatcatgtatctccacacgaaataatccagtgGTTTTAGATCCGGagacgacggaggccattcaCTCTTCGAAATTAAATCGATCAAGTTTTCCTCATACCACGCCCGAACAACCTTTGCTTCGTGGGATGGAGAGCCATCTTGCTGGAAGCAAGACTTAAATCTTTCTTTTGGAACcgggaaacgttcagcttgtccgcaggagcttgctggaCGCTCACACGCCAAACTCGATTATTTTggcgattgactgtttgctccaaaacgaacagcttctcgtccgaaaaaataatctcgtcatctgcgcgccaaccGAGCAGCGATCTCACTCACAACTCAATGTGAACAAACtgaacagaaacgaaactctgccactttgggtagcaaagttagccctttcatttgacatatagatggcaccagagagatgcaacgtgtaggctacaggtGCAACAGGCGACtccaaaaaagtgtgaccggacttttttttcACCCTGTAGTTCAATGCAAGACAAGAAGAGTAGCTAAGCGAATCTTCTCTGTGTTGTTCCAATTTTAGAATATGTTCAACTTCatctattattttatttctattatacTGTAAATAGGCCATTTaggcccgagcagacttttaaggCATATATCAATCGTCATTTCAATATCAAGCCTTGCTATCAATATTTTATATCATTCAGTCCGAATGAAGGTGGCTAACAACAGCACTGATCTATGTCAACATGAATGTTTACCTTCAATCCAAGTTGCTGGTTGGTATCATTTTTAGCTGCAATCATTTGGTTGCTCGGGCGCCGTAATACctgtagtaaatttattaaatgtaaatttaaagaatttttgaatGGTTTTGGAAATGATATGAACATTCATCCAGAATACACTTACACAGCGACACGAAAATATTCATTCACAACAGATATTACGAAGCCTTGTTCAGAGTATAACAACTTCTAAGGCAAGCAGAGGTTCATTCATACTTTGGAAAAACTGCAGTGAATCCAGTCACCCGTGGTAGATTTCCTACATACGAGTTAGGAGGTAGCAATAAGGGGGAGACCATCATTTGGTTTCATGATGGCGGCTAGGTTAACTTCCTATTAGCGTTTGTGCTTGCTATGTCGTACAAGCATTGCAGTATGtattttcctttgaaaatcATCTGACACATTTTTTAACCCAAAAGGTAATCGTATAAACTCATTTTGTTTTGATcgtataataaaacaaaaaaaatgattattctttggaatacttttgaattttttgaaaaattattaaatacaCTATTCAAACCGAATGCTATACGCATAGTATTCAAATGATTCATCGGCAAGGACAAACATATGTGACATGTCCATTTTCGAGCTTATCTGAAACATTTTGATGTTTAGAAaaccaatattttcaaaaaggttGCGGATGCACGAGAATGTGATATTTTGGATGTACTAAACACCAAATTTTGGCGTTTTTAATCGACAGTCCTTTCCAGCTCTACATTCAACGATTCATGAATGTTCCTTAGCAAAAATCCATTTCATGATTTCATGTacaatgtaatgtgtacgtcgCACCATTTTTCTAGAATCGTACTATAGTCTCTTTAACCccccaaagctgttcgggtcaatatgacccgaaacgcacatttcaaacctttttatcatcattccaatatactgaagaactgggaattttgacagatcaagtatgttctatgaaaataatgatcaaattaacaacaaaaaattaaaatttgaattttgaaaatcggttcattaggCAATGAAATACACCttagcaaagccaaaattggatgtcgtttttttaagtaagatttttttctaccggaagatctgagatagcggtcaaaactccCAACATATCTTTACATTGTCGGAAAGATGGATTCCTTACTATTTCAagcatcaatgaaacacttacaTACAGAAAAATACAGTTAGaggttatgagtattttaaaaataaaattgatttttcggacttttaacttactgaaccagtttctgataacctggaaGGTAATACATTTTGactttatattgaaactttgagttataagaataaattacctacacagggaatataatatcatcgaaatcggttaacatttacagccaggtgaacgaaatcaaactacaactcaaatttacccgaaacggatatttcgTGAACGGCTTTGGAACGTTAATGAATATTAAGTTTACTTAAATCCCAatgtttcttttaaataaaaaaaaaatgaacacaaacGC
This sequence is a window from Uranotaenia lowii strain MFRU-FL chromosome 3, ASM2978415v1, whole genome shotgun sequence. Protein-coding genes within it:
- the LOC129758192 gene encoding histone H3; translation: MARTKQTARKSTGGKAPRKQLATKAARKSAPATGGVKKPHRYRPGTVALREIRRYQKSTELLIRKLPFQRLVREIAQDFKTDLRFQSSAVMALQEASEAYLVGLFEDTNLCAIHAKRVTIMPKDIQLARRIRGERA
- the LOC129758205 gene encoding histone H4, with product MTGRGKGGKGLGKGGAKRHRKVLRDNIQGITKPAIRRLARRGGVKRISGLIYEETRGVLKVFLENVIRDAVTYTEHAKRKTVTAMDVVYALKRQGRTLYGFGG